One segment of Mycolicibacterium neworleansense DNA contains the following:
- a CDS encoding amino acid ABC transporter permease, which yields MQLYYGDLIPYLPPLLKGLAVSIGVSLVAAVAGGAFGILLYTGRTSRVSALRAASSTYIEIIRNTPLLLQLYLVYFALPQAGVNLDPVAAGILALSINNAAYMAEIYRAGFQSVPAGLREAGAALGLSARDTFWRVLFPPAMRNVLPAITNQTILLFLASSITSVVSLPDLMHVMMGITSTTFRTIEAFTVGGLLYFAVAFLIASLSRIAETRLIKWKVA from the coding sequence ATGCAGCTCTACTACGGGGACCTGATCCCCTATCTCCCGCCACTGCTCAAAGGCCTCGCGGTCAGCATCGGGGTGAGCCTGGTCGCAGCAGTAGCCGGCGGCGCATTCGGAATCCTGCTCTACACCGGGCGCACCTCCCGAGTGAGTGCCTTGCGGGCCGCGTCGTCGACCTACATCGAGATCATCCGCAACACCCCATTGCTGTTGCAGCTCTACCTCGTCTACTTCGCACTCCCCCAGGCCGGGGTCAACCTCGACCCGGTCGCGGCGGGCATCCTCGCGCTCAGCATCAACAACGCGGCGTACATGGCCGAGATCTATCGCGCCGGCTTTCAATCCGTACCCGCCGGCCTGCGCGAAGCGGGTGCGGCACTGGGGCTCAGCGCACGTGACACGTTCTGGCGGGTGCTGTTCCCACCCGCGATGCGAAATGTCCTGCCAGCCATCACCAATCAAACCATCCTGCTGTTCCTGGCGTCCTCGATCACGTCGGTCGTATCCCTACCCGACCTCATGCACGTGATGATGGGAATCACCTCGACCACGTTCCGCACCATCGAGGCGTTCACCGTCGGCGGCCTGCTCTACTTCGCGGTCGCGTTCCTCATCGCGAGCCTGTCGCGAATCGCCGAAACCCGGCTCATCAAGTGGAAGGTGGCGTGA
- a CDS encoding purine-cytosine permease family protein, whose product MTAAEPSTDGSYRDRIAAVEPGGNEHIAEADRHGKPSQLFWTWTSPNLEFATIFLGVLAVSVYGMTFWQAVAGLALGTGLGALAHYFLSKRGPLHGVPQMVLGRLAFGFKGNAVPSLLMTVTAGIGWFATNSVSGAFALSTLFGIAPVLALVLVVVVQTALAVFGHNLVQAFERWAFPVLAVIFAMTSVVILTKADLGAPAVSGGVGGMGGFLLTVGTAFGYVAGWAPYAADYTRYLPRAEAGPRTGFFAAAGLFVSCMLLQTVGAASVTIGPAVSDNPTTAFTSELAPWLASLTLLAIAIGAVAANAINIYSGAMAFVTIGIKLPHHIARALATAFFGIVGFLIAWWALADAAASYEAFLLIIAYWIGPWLGVVFADEYLRGDAPVAQFLYDRTYTNWPGLVSFLIGLVVSVALFCNQAKFVGYIAREVPQLGDITFFVGFLIAGASYLVLCRSKLATERAVAA is encoded by the coding sequence ATGACAGCGGCTGAGCCCAGTACCGACGGTTCCTATCGCGACCGGATCGCAGCCGTCGAGCCGGGTGGCAACGAGCACATCGCCGAGGCCGACCGGCACGGCAAGCCCAGCCAGCTGTTCTGGACCTGGACCTCGCCCAACCTCGAGTTCGCCACGATATTCCTCGGCGTGCTGGCGGTCTCCGTCTACGGCATGACGTTCTGGCAGGCCGTGGCCGGCCTGGCGTTGGGCACGGGGCTCGGGGCGCTCGCCCACTACTTCCTGTCCAAGCGCGGGCCGTTGCACGGCGTACCCCAGATGGTGTTGGGACGGCTGGCTTTCGGCTTCAAGGGCAACGCCGTGCCCTCGCTGCTGATGACGGTGACCGCCGGCATCGGCTGGTTCGCCACCAACAGTGTCAGCGGCGCCTTCGCGTTGTCCACCCTGTTCGGCATCGCGCCGGTGCTGGCCCTGGTGCTCGTCGTCGTGGTGCAGACCGCGCTGGCGGTGTTCGGCCACAACCTGGTTCAGGCCTTCGAGCGGTGGGCTTTCCCCGTGCTCGCGGTGATTTTCGCGATGACCTCGGTGGTGATCCTGACCAAGGCCGATCTCGGCGCGCCCGCGGTCAGCGGCGGGGTCGGCGGCATGGGCGGCTTCCTCCTCACGGTGGGCACTGCCTTCGGCTATGTCGCCGGGTGGGCGCCGTACGCCGCCGATTACACCCGGTACCTGCCGCGGGCCGAGGCCGGGCCACGCACCGGGTTCTTCGCTGCCGCAGGGCTGTTCGTGTCCTGCATGTTGCTGCAGACCGTGGGTGCGGCCTCGGTGACCATCGGCCCCGCCGTCTCCGACAACCCGACCACGGCATTCACCTCGGAATTGGCCCCGTGGCTGGCGAGCCTGACGCTGCTGGCGATCGCGATCGGGGCGGTAGCCGCCAATGCGATCAACATCTATTCGGGCGCAATGGCTTTCGTGACCATCGGAATCAAGCTGCCGCATCACATCGCCCGGGCGCTGGCCACCGCGTTCTTCGGCATCGTCGGATTTCTCATCGCCTGGTGGGCGCTGGCCGACGCCGCCGCGAGTTACGAGGCCTTCCTGCTGATCATCGCGTACTGGATCGGACCGTGGCTCGGCGTGGTGTTCGCCGACGAATACCTGCGCGGGGACGCACCCGTCGCACAGTTCCTCTACGACCGCACCTACACCAACTGGCCGGGTCTGGTGTCGTTCCTCATCGGCCTGGTGGTGTCGGTGGCGTTGTTCTGCAACCAGGCGAAGTTCGTCGGATACATCGCCCGCGAGGTGCCGCAATTGGGTGACATCACATTCTTCGTCGGATTCCTCATCGCCGGTGCGAGCTACCTCGTGTTGTGCCGGTCCAAGCTCGCCACGGAACGGGCGGTGGCGGCGTGA
- a CDS encoding TetR/AcrR family transcriptional regulator — MAERADARRNRERLLAAAAAAFAASDGPVSLEVIARDAGVGIGTLYRHFPSREALIEAVYRAELAEVSASAADLSGRYPPHVALRRWMDRYATFVAAKKGMAESLRTIFESGTVDHRDTKASITGAVQILLDAGTSDGSLRADVRAEDVVSSLLGIFLASGSPEQAQRMLDLLLAGIRAGAVAT, encoded by the coding sequence ATGGCTGAACGGGCTGACGCGCGGCGCAACCGGGAGCGCCTGCTCGCGGCCGCCGCGGCAGCGTTCGCCGCGTCGGACGGGCCCGTCTCGCTGGAGGTCATCGCCCGTGACGCCGGTGTCGGCATCGGGACGCTCTACCGTCACTTCCCCAGCCGCGAGGCCCTGATCGAGGCCGTCTACCGCGCTGAGCTGGCCGAAGTCTCCGCCTCCGCGGCCGACCTATCCGGCCGGTACCCGCCGCACGTGGCTCTGCGCCGGTGGATGGACCGCTACGCGACCTTCGTCGCGGCCAAGAAGGGCATGGCCGAATCGCTGCGCACCATCTTCGAATCCGGCACGGTCGACCACCGCGATACCAAGGCGAGCATCACCGGTGCGGTCCAGATCCTGCTCGATGCCGGTACCTCCGATGGCAGCCTGCGCGCCGACGTGCGGGCCGAGGACGTGGTGTCCAGCCTGCTCGGGATCTTCCTGGCCAGCGGCTCGCCCGAGCAGGCGCAGCGAATGCTCGATCTGCTCCTGGCAGGTATCCGAGCTGGTGCGGTGGCGACCTGA
- a CDS encoding aldo/keto reductase, with translation MVSTSHPGGTGTIGGHTVARIGYGAMGLGHVLPQDDATAVLRRAVELGVNHIDTASFYDDGVVNRRIRDALAPYRDDLVIVSKVGARPASGPVPLALAQHPADLRAAVELDLAGLGLEQIPIVNLRRADIGPGLTAEGDQIVDLDDQLAEMIALRDEGKIGAIGISNVDLNTLRRALPAGIVCVQNAYSLLNRSHEDELTLCLEEGIAWVPFFPLGSAFPGFPKVAEHPVVQRIAADIGAGGAQVGLAWLLAHAPNTLLIAGTTSIAHLEQNLAAGDLTLSERQLAELDSVDAKLPQGDGVQAFLDEGR, from the coding sequence ATCGTGAGCACATCGCACCCGGGCGGCACCGGCACCATCGGCGGGCACACCGTGGCGCGGATCGGCTACGGCGCCATGGGTCTGGGGCACGTTCTCCCTCAGGACGACGCCACCGCCGTGTTGCGCCGCGCGGTCGAGCTGGGCGTCAACCACATCGACACCGCCTCCTTCTATGACGACGGCGTGGTGAACCGGCGGATCCGCGACGCACTCGCCCCGTACCGAGACGATCTGGTGATCGTCAGCAAGGTCGGCGCCCGGCCGGCCTCCGGGCCCGTACCGCTGGCGCTCGCCCAGCATCCGGCCGACCTGCGCGCGGCCGTCGAACTGGACCTGGCCGGTCTCGGACTGGAGCAGATTCCGATCGTGAACCTGCGCCGCGCCGACATCGGCCCCGGGCTCACCGCCGAAGGTGACCAGATCGTCGATCTCGACGATCAGTTGGCCGAGATGATCGCGCTGCGTGACGAGGGCAAGATCGGCGCGATCGGCATCAGCAATGTCGACCTGAACACCCTGCGCCGTGCGCTGCCCGCCGGAATCGTGTGTGTACAGAACGCCTACAGCCTGCTCAACCGCAGCCATGAGGACGAATTGACGCTGTGCCTCGAAGAAGGCATCGCCTGGGTGCCGTTCTTCCCGCTCGGCTCGGCATTCCCGGGTTTTCCGAAGGTCGCCGAACACCCTGTGGTGCAACGGATTGCCGCGGATATCGGCGCCGGCGGCGCCCAGGTCGGACTGGCATGGTTGCTTGCCCATGCTCCCAACACCCTGCTCATCGCCGGGACGACGTCGATTGCCCATCTGGAACAGAACCTGGCCGCCGGCGACCTCACGCTGAGCGAGCGACAGCTGGCCGAACTCGACAGCGTCGACGCGAAACTACCCCAGGGTGATGGCGTCCAGGCGTTCCTTGATGAAGGCCGATGA
- a CDS encoding Fpg/Nei family DNA glycosylase encodes MPEGHTLHRLARLHQKRFGRAPVLVSSPQGRFADGAAAVNGQVFKQADAWGKHLFHHYAGGHVVHIHLGLYGTFTEAPIPLGLPVGQVRMRIVGTEYGTDLRGPTVCEVIAEPEIADVVARLGPDPLRKDADPGLAWARISKSRRSIGALLMDQSVIAGVGNVYRSELLFRHHINPYRPGTQMGQAEFSAMWTDLVELMKVGVRRGKIVVVRPEHDHGAPSYGPGRPRTYVYRRAGEACRVCGATVRTAELEARNLFWCPDCQV; translated from the coding sequence ATGCCCGAAGGGCACACCCTGCACCGGCTGGCCCGGCTGCACCAGAAGCGTTTCGGCCGCGCGCCGGTCCTGGTGTCCAGCCCGCAGGGGCGCTTCGCCGACGGTGCGGCCGCGGTCAACGGCCAGGTGTTCAAACAGGCCGACGCCTGGGGCAAGCACCTGTTCCACCACTACGCCGGTGGACACGTCGTGCACATCCATCTCGGCCTGTACGGGACGTTCACCGAGGCACCGATCCCGCTGGGACTGCCGGTCGGCCAGGTCCGGATGCGGATCGTGGGCACCGAGTACGGCACCGACCTGCGCGGCCCCACCGTATGTGAGGTGATCGCCGAGCCCGAGATCGCCGACGTGGTCGCGCGGCTCGGTCCCGACCCGCTGCGCAAGGATGCCGATCCCGGGTTGGCCTGGGCGCGAATCAGTAAGTCGCGCAGGTCAATCGGTGCGCTGCTGATGGACCAGTCGGTGATCGCCGGCGTCGGCAACGTGTACCGCAGTGAGCTGCTGTTCCGGCATCACATCAATCCGTACCGGCCCGGCACTCAGATGGGTCAGGCCGAATTCAGTGCCATGTGGACCGATCTCGTCGAGCTGATGAAGGTCGGCGTACGTCGCGGCAAGATCGTCGTCGTCCGCCCAGAGCACGATCACGGGGCCCCGTCATACGGTCCGGGGCGCCCCCGCACCTACGTCTACCGCCGGGCAGGGGAGGCCTGCCGGGTGTGCGGCGCGACGGTGCGCACCGCGGAACTGGAGGCCCGCAACCTGTTCTGGTGCCCCGACTGCCAGGTGTGA
- a CDS encoding isopenicillin N synthase family dioxygenase, giving the protein MSAIATIDLARWYAGGAEADAVAAEVDAGLQRAGFIVVTGHGVDPDLAAKVRAASREFFALPDEVKQRYSVPVGGHGWIGPGAEANGYAEGTETPPDLKESYSLGAETATGDPEVDRIWFAPNVWPVEVPALQALVDEYTAAMRKVSDDLLALFAHALGLPANPFVALADRPTWTMNINHYPPVSVVGEPEPGQFRIGPHTDFGTVTILDREPGAGGLQVHSEQEGWENAPWEPGSLTVNIGDLLEYWSGRRWPSGRHRVLPPQPHAPEEDLVSLIYFYEANHDALVTPLEPPIGKIVGLEPVTSSAFIKERLDAITLG; this is encoded by the coding sequence ATGAGCGCGATAGCAACAATTGACCTGGCCCGCTGGTACGCGGGCGGTGCCGAGGCCGACGCGGTTGCCGCCGAGGTCGACGCCGGCCTGCAGCGTGCCGGGTTCATCGTCGTCACCGGCCACGGGGTGGACCCCGATCTGGCGGCCAAGGTCCGCGCCGCCAGCCGGGAGTTCTTCGCGCTGCCCGACGAGGTCAAGCAGCGCTACTCGGTGCCGGTCGGCGGGCACGGCTGGATCGGGCCGGGCGCGGAAGCCAACGGTTACGCCGAGGGCACCGAGACCCCACCCGATCTGAAGGAGAGCTACAGCCTGGGCGCCGAGACCGCCACCGGCGACCCGGAGGTCGACCGGATCTGGTTCGCGCCCAACGTGTGGCCGGTCGAGGTGCCCGCGCTACAGGCGCTGGTCGATGAGTACACCGCCGCCATGCGCAAAGTGTCCGACGATCTGCTGGCCCTGTTCGCCCACGCCCTCGGATTGCCGGCCAATCCCTTTGTCGCCCTGGCCGACCGGCCGACCTGGACCATGAACATCAACCACTATCCACCGGTCAGCGTGGTGGGGGAGCCCGAGCCGGGCCAGTTCCGCATCGGCCCGCACACCGACTTCGGCACGGTGACGATCCTCGACCGCGAACCCGGCGCCGGAGGACTGCAGGTCCACTCCGAGCAGGAGGGCTGGGAGAACGCCCCGTGGGAGCCGGGATCGCTCACGGTCAACATCGGTGACCTGTTGGAGTACTGGAGTGGCCGCCGCTGGCCGTCGGGCCGGCACCGGGTACTGCCACCGCAGCCGCATGCCCCCGAGGAGGACCTGGTCTCGTTGATCTACTTCTACGAGGCCAACCACGATGCACTCGTCACCCCACTGGAACCGCCCATCGGCAAGATCGTCGGCCTGGAACCGGTGACGTCATCGGCCTTCATCAAGGAACGCCTGGACGCCATCACCCTGGGGTAG
- a CDS encoding GntR family transcriptional regulator — MTEALKPLPVVPLPASRRHQIADWLREQIVKGGLAPGAQLKQDVLAAHLSTSPGPVREALRQLESEGLVHHIPNRGAFVATVSADELLGVLLPVRLSIEQFAVEKASADPAVLSELQRLVALMDDAATRDDLDLLNELDVLFHETIVKSAHSEHAMQLWASVQPRIRMQIHRLARRHESMSAIPEEHRALLHAIKTGGPEVRRSTLHDHIVTSARELLSVAEPD, encoded by the coding sequence TTGACGGAGGCGCTGAAACCACTGCCGGTCGTCCCGTTGCCCGCGTCGCGACGGCATCAGATCGCGGATTGGCTGCGCGAACAGATCGTGAAAGGCGGCCTGGCGCCCGGTGCGCAACTCAAGCAGGATGTGCTGGCCGCGCACCTGAGCACCAGCCCCGGTCCGGTGCGCGAAGCCCTGCGGCAGCTGGAAAGTGAAGGCTTGGTGCATCACATCCCCAACCGCGGGGCATTCGTGGCGACGGTGAGCGCCGACGAACTGCTGGGAGTGTTGCTGCCCGTGCGGTTGTCGATCGAGCAGTTCGCGGTGGAGAAGGCAAGCGCCGATCCAGCCGTGCTGTCCGAGTTGCAACGGCTCGTAGCGCTCATGGACGATGCCGCGACGCGTGACGACCTGGATCTGCTCAACGAACTCGACGTGCTGTTTCACGAGACCATCGTCAAGAGCGCTCACTCGGAACATGCGATGCAGCTGTGGGCCAGTGTCCAACCGCGCATACGGATGCAGATCCACCGGCTCGCCAGGCGTCACGAGAGCATGTCGGCGATACCCGAGGAGCATCGTGCGCTACTGCACGCGATCAAGACCGGCGGCCCGGAGGTGCGCCGCTCTACGCTCCATGACCACATCGTCACCAGCGCCCGCGAATTGCTTTCCGTCGCCGAGCCCGACTGA
- a CDS encoding amino acid ABC transporter ATP-binding protein: MIEVDGLRLSFGDTEVLHGVSCRVTEREVVCIIGASGSGKSTLLRCMNGLERPSHGTIVINGHMLGPEEKTADLAVVRRDVGMVFQHFNLFPHMTVIENIALAPRRVLGRTRSEAEERARTLLSRVGLADKAGMYPDSLSGGQKQRVAIARALAMDPTIMLFDEPTSALDPEIVGEVLAVMKDLAADGMTMVVVTHEMGFAREVSDRVIYMDKGTIVETASPTSMFTSPQETRTQEFLSKVL; this comes from the coding sequence ATGATCGAGGTCGACGGACTACGGCTGAGCTTCGGCGACACCGAAGTGCTGCACGGCGTTTCGTGCCGGGTGACCGAGCGCGAGGTGGTGTGCATCATCGGCGCATCCGGCTCGGGCAAAAGCACGCTGCTGCGCTGCATGAACGGCTTGGAGCGGCCGTCACACGGCACCATCGTAATCAACGGGCACATGTTGGGACCCGAGGAGAAGACCGCCGACCTCGCCGTGGTGCGCCGCGACGTGGGCATGGTGTTTCAGCACTTCAACCTCTTTCCGCACATGACCGTCATCGAGAACATCGCGCTGGCACCGCGGCGGGTACTGGGTCGCACCAGGAGCGAAGCCGAGGAACGGGCGCGCACCCTGCTCAGTCGCGTGGGATTGGCAGACAAGGCCGGCATGTATCCCGATTCGCTGTCGGGTGGCCAGAAACAGCGCGTGGCCATCGCCCGCGCACTGGCCATGGATCCGACGATCATGCTGTTCGACGAGCCCACCTCGGCGTTGGACCCAGAGATCGTCGGAGAGGTGCTGGCGGTGATGAAAGACCTCGCCGCCGACGGTATGACGATGGTCGTGGTGACCCACGAGATGGGCTTCGCCCGCGAGGTCTCCGACCGGGTGATCTACATGGACAAGGGCACTATCGTCGAAACCGCCAGCCCGACATCGATGTTCACCTCACCGCAGGAGACCCGCACTCAAGAGTTCCTGAGCAAGGTGCTCTGA
- a CDS encoding amino acid ABC transporter permease, translated as MFEGLGTQHLALIWHGALVTLQICALSVLFGGILGIAIGLMSTGTIRAVRWVSAIYVAVIRGIPVLLIIFFVYFGIPLMTPGSSLSEYWAAVIALSVFASAYIGELVRGSIQAVPRGQFEAADALGLSYAQRMRWVILPQAARVIVPPGVGFLVVLIKDSSLVAVIGLIELTRAGNVVSSLTADPITTYLIVGTGYFVICYALSSLGRRYERRLGVHIKAPDVGETLTLTTGANK; from the coding sequence ATGTTCGAAGGGCTCGGCACCCAACATCTCGCGCTGATCTGGCACGGTGCGCTCGTGACGCTCCAGATCTGCGCGTTGTCAGTACTTTTCGGCGGCATCCTGGGAATTGCCATCGGCCTGATGTCCACCGGAACGATCCGCGCCGTGCGATGGGTCTCCGCCATCTACGTCGCGGTGATCCGTGGCATCCCGGTGCTGCTGATCATCTTCTTCGTCTACTTCGGTATACCGCTGATGACCCCAGGCAGCAGTCTCTCGGAGTACTGGGCCGCGGTGATCGCGCTGTCGGTGTTCGCCTCGGCCTACATCGGTGAGCTCGTGCGCGGCAGCATCCAAGCCGTTCCCCGTGGACAGTTCGAGGCCGCCGACGCACTCGGGCTGTCCTACGCACAGCGCATGCGCTGGGTGATCCTTCCACAGGCCGCCCGGGTGATCGTGCCCCCCGGTGTCGGGTTCCTGGTGGTCCTGATCAAGGACAGCTCGCTTGTCGCGGTCATCGGTCTCATCGAACTGACTCGCGCAGGCAACGTGGTCAGCTCGCTGACCGCCGATCCGATCACCACCTATCTCATCGTCGGTACCGGCTACTTCGTGATCTGCTACGCGCTCTCGTCGCTGGGCCGCCGATACGAACGAAGACTCGGCGTCCACATCAAGGCCCCCGACGTCGGCGAAACCCTCACCCTCACCACAGGAGCGAACAAATGA
- a CDS encoding ribose-5-phosphate isomerase, translating to MRVYIGADHAGFEFKQTIIEHLKKTGHEPIDCGAYTYDADDDYPAFCIDAAVRTVADPGSLGIVLGGSGNGEQIAANKVPGARCALAWSVETAKLAREHNNAQLMGLGGRMHTEEEALAIVDAFLSTPWSEAERHQRRIDILAEYEKDHVAPPVPGAPA from the coding sequence ATGCGCGTTTACATCGGTGCCGACCACGCCGGATTCGAGTTCAAGCAGACCATCATCGAGCATCTCAAGAAGACCGGCCACGAGCCGATCGACTGCGGTGCCTACACCTACGATGCCGATGACGACTATCCGGCGTTCTGTATCGACGCGGCGGTCCGGACAGTCGCCGATCCGGGCAGCCTGGGCATCGTGCTCGGCGGCTCGGGCAACGGTGAGCAGATCGCCGCGAACAAGGTGCCCGGCGCCCGCTGCGCCCTGGCCTGGAGTGTCGAGACCGCCAAGCTGGCCCGCGAACACAACAACGCGCAGCTGATGGGCCTCGGCGGTCGCATGCACACCGAGGAAGAAGCGCTGGCCATCGTCGACGCGTTCCTGTCGACGCCGTGGTCGGAGGCCGAGCGCCACCAGCGCCGCATCGACATCCTGGCCGAATACGAGAAGGATCACGTGGCGCCGCCGGTTCCCGGCGCGCCTGCCTGA
- a CDS encoding nucleoside deaminase encodes MNPEQMLDVAVEEARKGLAEGGIPIGAALFGSDGTLLGAGHNRRVQNDDPSIHAETDAFRAAGRQRGYRSTIMVTTLSPCWYCSGLVRQFNIGAVVIGESRTFTGGHDWLAEHGVAVTLLDDERCVTMMEKFIAERPDLWAEDIGE; translated from the coding sequence GTGAACCCGGAACAGATGCTCGACGTCGCCGTCGAGGAAGCGCGAAAAGGATTGGCCGAAGGCGGCATTCCGATCGGTGCTGCCTTGTTCGGTTCGGACGGCACATTGCTGGGCGCCGGACACAACCGTCGCGTGCAGAACGACGACCCGTCGATCCACGCCGAGACCGACGCTTTCCGGGCCGCCGGGCGCCAGCGCGGCTACCGGTCCACGATCATGGTGACCACACTCTCGCCGTGCTGGTACTGCAGCGGCCTGGTCCGCCAGTTCAACATCGGTGCCGTGGTGATCGGGGAGAGCCGCACCTTCACCGGTGGTCATGACTGGCTGGCCGAGCACGGGGTGGCGGTTACCCTGCTCGACGACGAACGCTGCGTGACGATGATGGAGAAATTCATCGCCGAGCGGCCGGATCTGTGGGCGGAGGACATCGGGGAATGA
- a CDS encoding transporter substrate-binding domain-containing protein translates to MRRALRVVFVALAAITALALAGCTSSGQTGTAQSSVLTKVLTSKKITVGVFADAPPYGVMNSSGDYEGFDIDKARALADSLGARVEFVSATNASRIPMLETGKADVIIAALTNLDERAQVVALTRPYASEGQLVVVPTDSPIRSYDDLAGRTVASTRGSVPATILEAEFPQAKPSLFEAVADSIQALRSGKVDALMESTAVVAGVRASQGDAVRVLDAPPLAPSFVSFGIKMGDQLWLNYLNNFIMNYNISKAAEESYNSWLGMDVPALIK, encoded by the coding sequence ATGCGTAGAGCCCTCCGCGTCGTGTTCGTCGCCCTCGCCGCCATCACCGCGTTGGCGTTGGCCGGGTGTACGTCGTCGGGTCAGACCGGCACCGCCCAGAGCAGCGTCCTGACCAAGGTGCTGACCTCCAAGAAGATCACCGTCGGGGTCTTCGCGGACGCCCCTCCATATGGCGTGATGAACAGCTCGGGTGACTACGAAGGCTTCGACATCGACAAGGCCAGAGCGCTCGCCGACTCCCTCGGTGCCAGAGTGGAATTCGTCAGTGCCACCAATGCCAGCCGCATTCCCATGCTGGAGACCGGAAAAGCCGACGTCATCATCGCCGCGCTGACCAACCTCGACGAACGGGCGCAGGTGGTCGCGCTCACCCGGCCGTACGCGTCAGAAGGACAACTGGTCGTGGTGCCCACGGACAGCCCGATTCGCAGCTATGACGACCTTGCCGGCCGCACCGTCGCCTCGACCCGCGGCAGTGTGCCCGCCACCATCTTGGAAGCCGAATTTCCACAGGCCAAGCCCAGCCTGTTCGAAGCCGTTGCCGACTCCATCCAAGCCCTGCGCAGCGGGAAGGTGGACGCGCTGATGGAGAGCACGGCGGTGGTCGCCGGCGTCCGCGCGAGCCAGGGTGATGCGGTACGGGTGCTCGACGCTCCGCCACTCGCGCCGTCGTTCGTGTCCTTCGGCATCAAGATGGGCGACCAGCTCTGGCTCAACTACCTCAACAACTTCATCATGAACTACAACATCAGCAAGGCCGCCGAGGAGTCCTACAACAGCTGGCTCGGCATGGACGTCCCTGCTCTCATCAAGTAA